Proteins encoded within one genomic window of Panicum virgatum strain AP13 chromosome 1N, P.virgatum_v5, whole genome shotgun sequence:
- the LOC120653468 gene encoding uncharacterized protein LOC120653468 has protein sequence MVSPVVSQVCLAKVLVDGGSALDIIFTSTLESMGYDMTSLVPSDQAFYGIIPEAGSTPVGRATLPVTFGTRDNCRTEYVNFEVAEFETSYDAILGRPSLAKFMAIPKHMFLLLKMPAPKGVLSVYEDLQTSYVCEAKNIELSDTLERSRNSVLVAQAAKNLLADKQ, from the coding sequence ATGGTGAGCCCGGTGGTCAGCCAGGTCTGCCTGGCCAAAGTACTCGTCGACGGTGGCAGTGCCCTCGACATCATCTTCACCAGTACGTTGGAGAGCATGGGCTACGACATGACATCCCTGGTCCCATCTGACCAGGCCTTCTATGGCATCATCCCCGAAGCCGGGTCGACTCCAGTCGGCCGGGCCACCTTGCCGGTCACCTTCGGCACCCGCGACAACTGCCGTACCGAGTACGTCAACTTCGAGGTCGCCGAATTCGAGACCTCCTACGATGCTATCCTGGGAAGACCCTCCCTCGCgaagttcatggcgatccccaaGCACATGTTTCTTCTCCTGAAGATGCCAGCTCCAAAGGGGGTCCTCTCAGTCTACGAAGACTTGCAGACCTCCTACGTGTGCGAGGCCAAGAATATCGAGCTCTCCGACACCCTGGAGCGATCCAGGAACTCGGTTCTTGTTGCCCAGGCAGCAAAGAACCTCCTGGCGGACAAGCAGTAG